The genomic window ACAGTTCAGGCCGGGACCGGAAAAAATATTATTGGAAATGCCCGGCGGTGTTGTAGAAAAAGGAGAAGAGCCTGAACAAGCTATGAGAAGAGAGTTGTTTGAAGAAACAGGCTATGCCGGTGAACTAAAATTTGTTGGAACTAGTTTTGACTGCGCTTATTCAACAATGGTTAGATATAATTTTGTGGCTACGGATTGCCGAAAAATTCAAGAACAAAAGCTTGAAGCTAATGAATTCGCCGATGTAGTTGAAATGTCTTTAGAAGATTTTAGAAAGCATTTACGAACCGGCGATTTAACGGATGTAGAATCCGGGTATTTAGGGCTTGATTTTCTCGGAAGGCTGTAAAAATTTACCCATGCCAGCCAAGTTATACAAAATATTATTAATTTTAGGAATAGTTGCCTGTTTGGCGGCTATTCCTTTGTTTTGGTTTGCTTATAAAGTGCCGAAAAATCTGGAAGTGGATTTTTTAGACGTTGGGCAGGGCGACGCGATTTTAATTAAAACGCCGGGCGGGCAGAACGT from Patescibacteria group bacterium includes these protein-coding regions:
- a CDS encoding NUDIX hydrolase, translated to MITSWKKIKVEPYRAGFRKLLKKTFQLPDGRIVDFDIKDEGPAVCVLALTKDNKVVLARQFRPGPEKILLEMPGGVVEKGEEPEQAMRRELFEETGYAGELKFVGTSFDCAYSTMVRYNFVATDCRKIQEQKLEANEFADVVEMSLEDFRKHLRTGDLTDVESGYLGLDFLGRL